A region of Notolabrus celidotus isolate fNotCel1 chromosome 4, fNotCel1.pri, whole genome shotgun sequence DNA encodes the following proteins:
- the zgc:110319 gene encoding NFU1 iron-sulfur cluster scaffold homolog, mitochondrial, with amino-acid sequence MRSSFIFKTNKMAAHMRWGLRQVLRTRNTASFRFQDKTRCSYHSQCLTQQSSRKVQLRPGTAGTTRFLIRHLSIQTQDTPNPRSLKFLPGKPVLGSGTLDFPSPSTAECSSLARNLFEIEGVKSVFFGPDFITVTKMDEDVEWTDIKRHTLEAIAKFFESGDPITTGAVHHESSHSEDDDDIVSMIKELLDTRIRPTVQEDGGDVIFKGFEEGTVKLKLVGSCTGCPSSTVTLKNGIQNMMQFYIPEVDNVEQVEDEVDEINAKVFSELERKLQD; translated from the exons ATGAGGTCCTcattcattttcaaaacaaacaaaatggcgGCACACATGAGATGGGGACTTCGTCAAGTGCTCCGGACAAGAAACACGGCTAGTTTTAG ATTTCAAGACAAGACCAGATGCTCGTACCACTCACAGTGCTTGACCCAGCAGAGCTCAAGGAAAGTTCAGCTCCGACCAGGGACAGCAGGAACCACACGCTTCTTAA TAAGACACCTGTCGATCCAGACTCAAGACACTCCAAACCCCAGAAGTTTGAAGTTCCTCCCTGGGAAACCTGTCCTAGGAAGTGGGACTCTTGACTTTCCCTCCCCAAGCACTGCTGAGTGCTCATCATTAGCCAG GAACCTGTTTGAGATTGAAGGAGTTAAGAGTGTGTTCTTTGGCCCTGACTTCATCACAGTCACTAAA ATGGATGAGGATGTGGAATGGACAGACATCAAGCGTCACACTCTGGAGGCCATTGCTAAGTTCTTTGAGAGTGGAGATCCAATAACAACAGGGGCAGTGCACCATGAGAGTA GTCATTCTGAAGATGATGACGATATTGTATCTATGATAAAGGAGCTTCTGGATACCAGAATCAG ACCTACAGTGCAGGAGGACGGAGGAGATGTCATCTTCAAGGGGTTTGAGGAAGGTACAGTCAAGCTCAAGCTGGTGGGTTCCTGCACAGGGTGTCCCAGTTCTACAGTTACCCTGAAGAACGGCATTCAGAACATGATGCAGTTTTATATTCCAGAAGTGGACAATGTGGAGCAG GTGGAAGATGAAGTGGATGAAATCAACGCAAAGGTTTTCTCAGAGCTGGAGCGCAAGTTACAAGATTAA